The following are from one region of the Ornithorhynchus anatinus isolate Pmale09 chromosome X1, mOrnAna1.pri.v4, whole genome shotgun sequence genome:
- the IAH1 gene encoding isoamyl acetate-hydrolyzing esterase 1 homolog, translated as MSGCGSCCRSLLWPRVLLFGDSITQFSFQKDGWGSLLADKLVRKCDVFNRGFSGYNTKWAKIILPRIIKKSSTAENPVAVTIFFGANDSALKDENPKQHIPLDEYVENLKAMIQYLESVDVPGNRVILITPPPLCESAWEKECIAQGCKLNRLNMVAGEYAKACVQVAKECGTEVLDLWTLMQKDNQDFTSYLSDGLHLSAKGSEFLASLLWPLLEKKLATLPLILPCWRDVSELNPEQSLLEEEENAKQPL; from the exons ATGTCGGGGTGTGGCTCCTGCTGCCGGTCCCTGCTGTGGCCGCGGGTCCTGCTGTTCGGCGACTCCATCACTCAG TTTTCTTTCCAGAAGGATGGGTGGGGATCATTACTTGCTGACAAGCTGGTCAG GAAATGTGATGTTTTTAATCGTGGGTTTTCAGGCTACAATACCAAATGGGCCAAAATAATTCTTCCAAGGATAATTAAGAAAAGCAGTACTGCCGAAAACCCTGTCGCAGTTACCATTTTCTTTGGCGCTAATGACAGTGCTTTGAAAG ATGAAAATCCCAAGCAACACATTCCTTTGGATGAGTATGTTGAGAATTTAAAGGCCATGATACAGTATCTTGAGTCTGTAGATGTCCCTGGGAATAGGGTCATTTTGATAACACCACCCCCTCTTTGTGAATCAGCTTGGGAGAAGGAGTGCATCGCTCAAG GTTGCAAATTAAACCGGCTTAATATGGTTGCTGGTGAATATGCAAAAGCCTGCGTGCAGGTGGCCAAGGAGTGTGGGACTGAGGTGCTTGACCTGTGGACACTGATGCAGAAGGACAATCAG GACTTTACTTCCTACTTGTCTGATGGGCTGCACTTATCAGCAAAGGGCAGTGAATTTCTGGCATCCCTACTTTGGCCCCTTCTGGAGAAGAAATTGGCTACCCTGCCTTTGATCCTTCCTTGCTGGCGCGACGTATCAGAGTTAAACCCCGAACAGAGTcttctggaggaagaggagaatgctaAACAGCCTCTTTGA